Proteins found in one Vallitalea guaymasensis genomic segment:
- a CDS encoding ABC transporter permease: MNIYVFKANVYKYFITLYRAYPRSFFISSILTITYTLLYSYILYEYIFEGEVNSSFIGEAGTSNYMGYILVGVLVYSFTVSTLLNVSRSLITEKRIGTLESVMLAPYNRGLYFLAYMVAQTIHTFGELVFAIPILIVFKVKFAYFDLLSFIIVLSISLIAFLGLSLLLANLMLYTRDTYISQNTLFTVMFLICGINFPITYLPSFVSKISYLIPLTHSIKLFRGILLKGESLMIQMDSVVALILQGIIYSMIGFLTLKKVEKIALEKIGG; this comes from the coding sequence ATGAATATCTATGTTTTTAAAGCTAATGTGTACAAATATTTTATTACATTGTATCGTGCCTATCCAAGAAGTTTTTTTATATCAAGCATATTAACTATAACCTATACTCTATTATACTCGTATATTCTGTATGAATATATCTTCGAGGGAGAAGTTAATAGCTCTTTTATAGGTGAAGCAGGGACTAGTAATTATATGGGATATATTTTAGTAGGGGTATTGGTATATTCTTTTACAGTTAGCACTTTACTCAATGTCAGTAGGAGTCTTATTACTGAGAAAAGAATAGGTACTTTGGAAAGCGTAATGTTGGCACCATATAATAGAGGTCTATATTTTTTGGCTTACATGGTAGCACAAACAATACATACTTTTGGAGAATTAGTTTTTGCAATACCAATATTGATAGTGTTTAAAGTAAAATTTGCGTATTTTGATTTGCTTTCATTCATAATAGTTTTATCAATATCTTTGATAGCATTTCTTGGGCTTTCGCTATTATTGGCAAATCTTATGCTATATACAAGAGATACGTATATATCACAGAATACATTGTTTACAGTTATGTTTCTTATATGTGGAATCAATTTTCCTATTACTTATTTACCAAGTTTTGTATCAAAAATATCATATCTTATACCTTTAACACATTCTATAAAACTATTTAGAGGGATATTACTAAAAGGAGAAAGCCTAATGATACAAATGGATTCTGTTGTAGCTTTAATTCTTCAAGGTATTATTTATAGCATGATAGGATTTTTGACTCTTAAGAAAGTAGAAAAGATAGCTCTAGAAAAAATTGGTGGATGA
- a CDS encoding ABC transporter ATP-binding protein: MIEVRGLCKTYVTKESKGFFKTNKNYLKAVDNLSINIKKGEITGLLGINGAGKTTTVKMLSTLLEPTRGDIIYDGMDIKKNEKIIKSKVNMIAGGERMIYWRLTAKENLKYFGSMYGLHGKYLNERIDYLLELVGLQDKKNIPVEKFSKGMKQRLQIARGLINDPDYIFLDEPTLGLDIQIAKEMREFFLELVKKQDKGILLTTHYMKEVEELCRYIYILNEGKLLKEGSVEDITKMSTTEDGNLEDVLLMMAKEVSIENKEVI; encoded by the coding sequence ATGATAGAAGTTAGAGGACTATGCAAGACATATGTAACAAAAGAAAGTAAAGGTTTCTTTAAGACCAATAAAAATTACTTGAAAGCAGTTGATAATCTAAGTATTAATATAAAAAAAGGTGAAATAACAGGTCTATTGGGTATTAATGGTGCGGGAAAAACTACAACGGTCAAGATGCTTTCTACACTGCTTGAACCAACAAGAGGAGATATTATATATGATGGAATGGATATCAAGAAAAATGAAAAAATAATCAAAAGTAAAGTAAATATGATAGCAGGTGGAGAGAGGATGATATATTGGCGTCTTACTGCTAAAGAGAATCTTAAATATTTTGGCAGTATGTATGGGTTACATGGAAAATATCTAAATGAAAGAATAGATTATCTATTAGAACTTGTAGGATTACAAGATAAGAAAAATATACCAGTGGAGAAATTTTCAAAAGGTATGAAACAACGATTACAGATAGCAAGAGGACTGATTAATGATCCAGACTACATTTTCCTGGATGAGCCTACCTTAGGACTTGATATTCAAATAGCAAAAGAAATGAGAGAGTTCTTTCTAGAATTGGTTAAGAAACAGGACAAAGGAATATTATTAACAACTCATTACATGAAGGAAGTAGAAGAATTATGTAGATATATATACATATTAAATGAAGGAAAACTTCTCAAAGAAGGTTCAGTCGAGGATATAACTAAGATGTCAACAACTGAAGATGGTAACCTGGAGGATGTTCTACTTATGATGGCAAAAGAGGTTTCCATAGAAAATAAGGAAGTGATATGA